The genomic window CTCCGTCTCGAGCCGCCGGGTGAAGCCGGCCGCCGTGAGGCGCCGAGCGCTCTCCGCGACCGCGTGATACGAGGTGGGCGAGGCGACGATGAAGTCGGCGAGGTCGGTGATGTGGGCGACGGAGTCCATCCCACCATCCTCCCACCACCCACGCACCCGGCACGTGGATGCACCAGGCCCTACCCTGGACGGGTGACGAAGACCCGCAGCGACCTCATCGGGCCCGCAAGCGGCCTGTCCGAGGATCGTCGCGGACGGATCGCACGCATCGTCGACGGTTGGTTCTTCGCCTTCGGCACGGCTGCGGCCGTCTTCCTGGCCTACGTGCTGCTCACCGAGGCGTTCGCCCGCGGTTGGGCCCAAGCCTGGTTCATCCTCGTCATCTACCTCGTCATCGCCTACCTGATCCTCCCCCGCCTGCACACCGTGCTGTCGCGCGTCTACCTGCCCGACTACTTCATCGGACGCACTCGCACGCGCGAGGGCATCCTCGGTGATCCCGTGAACCTCGGCCTCCGGGGTCGGGAGGAGCAGATCCATATGGCGATGCTCTCGGCGGGCTGGACGCTCGCCGACGACCTCGGCCTGCGCGCGAACCTGCGGATCGTGACCTCGACGCTGACCAGGCGCAGCTACTCGGAGGCGCCCGTCTCGTCGCTCTACCTGTTCGGTCGCCGCCAGGCGTTCTGCTACCAGCAGGAGGTCGACGGCAGTCCGGGGAAGCGGCACCACGTCCGGTTCTGGCCGACACCAGCGGGCTGGCTGCTCCCGGGCGGATACCAGGCGGATTGGTTGGCCGCCGGGACGTACGACCGATCGGTCGGGATCAGCATCTTCACGCTGCAGGTGACCCACCGGATCGCCGACGATGTCGACGACGAGCGCGATCACATCGTCGCGTCGATCGCGGCGGCGGAGGTCGGAGCGACGACGTCCGTGATCGAGAACTTCTCCACCGGCTACCACTCACGGAACGGCGGAGGCGACGCGATCGTCACCGACGGCGACCTGCCGATCATCGATCTCAGCGCGGTGGTCGTCCCGCCGGCGGCGACCTTGCCGGCCGCCGACGCTCCCCCGACGCGCTCCCTCATCCGGGCCGGCGACCCGCGGCCCCTGGACACCACCGTCGGCGTGGTCCTGATGGTCGTCGCGGCACTGTCCACCGTGCTCTCCGGCGTCCTCCTCGTCTCCGATTGGAAGCAGGTCATCTCGGAGGCCCGTGCGACGGCCGCGACGGCTGACGACGTCGTCCTCATCCCGTGGGTCGTCGGGGCCGTGCTGGCCCTGTCGGCCGTGGTGACGCTCTGCTACCTCGTCCTCGCCTGGCGGGTCCATCGGGGAGGCAACCTCGCGCGCCTGCTCGCCATGACCTTCAGCTCGACGTCCATCGCCACCCTCGCCGCGAGCTATGTCGCCGGCGCCGGCGGATTGACGCTGCAGACCAACCTGATCGGCTTCGCGGTCGACTGTTCCATCATCCTCGCCCTCTCCGGAACCGAGGCCCGTGACTGGGCCCGTGGGCGACAACGACGCACCCGGAGGACGAAAGCATGACCGACGCACCCGACCAGACGGACGAGGGGCCACGCCCCGCCACCTCGCTCAAGCGCGCGCTGCTCCTCGGCGCAGCCATCATCACGATCGTCGCCGGGCTGACGGTGCACTGGTCGGTGGCAGCGGCCTGGGCGAACCCCGTGACCAACGCGCTCTACACGGTCCTCGTCGCGCTCCTGCTGGCCTTCGCCGCCCCACGGCGTCCGCTGTGGCAGATCGCCCTCGGCGCGTTCGGCTTCTCGGCGGCGATCGAGTGCTTCCAGGCCACGGGCGTGCCGTCCGCACTCGCGGACCAGTGGCCGCCCTCGGCGCTCGTGCTCGGCACGACGTTCATCCCGACGGACTTCATCTCCTACGCCCTGGGCGCGGCGGCGTTCCTGTTCCTGTCACTCGCCATGTCGCTGGTGATCCGCTGGGTTCGCAACGACATCCTCGAACGACGCGCACGCGCGGACCGGGAGACACGGCGCCGATCGGACTCAGGACCCGCCTGACCAGTCCCCTAGCCGCGAGTCGTCTCCCCGTACTGGACGTGTTCGAGGTCGAAGACGGCCTCGGCCAACGCCGACCTCGCCGCTTCGAACTCGACGTCGTCGGGGTGGCCCACCACCCGGGCATGCTCGAGGTGCCAGGTGGCACTGCGCAGGAGTTCGACGGTGGTCGGAGCGGGGGAGGGCGCTCGCGTCGAGGCCGCGGGTGGGACTTCGGCGTTCGCCGCTCCGCCGGGGACGAACTCGATCGTGTTCGATTCCGCCGGAGTGTCGTCCTGAGCGTATGCCTTCTTCTTCATATGTCCTTCATCGGGGTCGTGAACTGTTGTGGCTTGCCGGGCGATGGGCTCCGATAGCGGCGAAGATGCCAGCGGCGGAGCCGATTTGAAATATGCTGATTTAGGAATGTTCTGCTTGGGGCGCTGTTCAGGTCGCGCCATGGCGAGGAGCGTGGGGACACGCCCACGGTCGTCCGGAGCATCCGAGGCACCGAGGACCTGGAACCGTTCCAGCCCCCAACGGGACCAGGCGGACGCCGTCCACGCGCAGATGGCCGCGTCGATGAGGTCCTCCCGATGCTTGTGCGCCGATTCCTTCAGCGGCGACGGTTCCGCGGCGAGGAGCGCCGTCACCGGGTGGGTGTCGAGGTAGAGTGGCGGCGTCGCCGAGGTCAGCGCCTGCAGGCTCGAGACGAGGTCGTCACAGACCTCCGCGCGGCGTCGCCGTCGCTCGGCGACAGGGAGACCCGGGTCGAGGCGTTTGTACCGGGGCCGCGCATCCGGGTACCCGAACTCCTCGGCACCCACCAACGTGGTGTGGGGATAGGCCTCGAAGAACACGACGGCATCCGCCGCCGGCGTGCTCAGTCCGTCGAAGTACTGGAACCCCGCCGCCTCCAGCGCCGTGAAGAGCGCGACACCACCGAGCGCGGGCAGGCCGAGGTTCGACGGGTAGGCCGAGACCTGCCAGCGCCCGTACCGCTGCCCGACCTCACGTTCACAGAGACGCATGCCGGTCTCGTTCTGGACGAGCAGAGGGGCGTCGACCGCGATCACGGAGCCCGGTGAGGCGGTGGCGACGATCCAGGCGACGACGGCGTCGATCCCCACGGCCCACCCGGCCTCGATGACCGTCCCGGTCTCGTCGATGCACACCAGTCCCGACTCGTTCGCCGCGCGGGAGCCGGTCCCCTCGCCCCAGGCGAGGTCGACTCCGAGGAAGCGGGTCACGAGCGGTTCCTTCCGGTGCATGCGGCGAGGCACCGCCTCCCGAGCCTACTGGGCAGACGTCGACGACTCCTCGGATCCGGCGGCGGGCCGGAAGTGAGGAGCCGTCGAGCGTCCCGAGCGCTCGATCAGCCGACCGGGCCCTCGATCAGCGTCACGTCAGCGGTCTGGGAGGTCCCACTCGCCGTGGTCCAGGTGACGGAGACCGTCTGGCCGGGTTCGAGCGTGGCCATGGTCGCCGTCAGGGTCTGAGCGGAGTCGATGGCGGCACCGTTGATGCCGGTGATGACGTCGCCGGCTGCGAGGCCGATCGACGCCGCGGGCGTGTTCTCGATCACCGAACCGACCACGGCACCCGGCACGGTCTGGGCTGCGCCGGATGCGGCCAGACCGATCCCGATGAAGGCCGGGTAGCCGATCGAGACGGTGTCGGTCTCGACGCCGGTGCGGATCTGGTCGACGATGGACAACGCGTCGTCGATCGGGATGGCGAATCCGTCGATGTCGGTCCCACCGGAGGAGGCAGCGGTGTCGACGCCGACGACCTCGCCCTCCGAGTCGTAGAGCGGCCCGCCGGAGTCGCCGGACTGGATGTCCGCGTCCGTCTGGATCAATCCGGTCAGCTGCTTGCCCGCCCCGGTCGTCTCATCCTGGACCGTGATGTCCTGCTCGAGGGCGGTCACGGACCCGTCCGCAGCGCTGGGGGTCCCACCCGTGCCGCCGGCGTTCCCGACCCCGGTGACGGCGTCACCGACGGCTGCGCCGCCGTCGTCGTCGATCGTGACGGTGTCCAGCCCCGAGGCGCCGTCGAGCTGCAGGAGCGCGACGTCGTTCGTGGCATCGGTCCCGACGACGCGCGCGTCGTACTGCTCTCCGGTCGCCACGACGGTGACGACGATGCTCGTCGCTCCCGCGACGACGTGGTTGTTGGTCAGGATCTGGCCGTCCGCGGTGAGGATCATCCCGGTTCCTGCGGCGGCGGCCCCCTGGTAGGCCAGCTCGGTGTCGATGTCGACGACACCCACGGACTCCGCGGCGGTGGCGCTCCGGGTGTTCGCCGTCGCGGCATCCGGCGTCGCCTGCTGTGGCCCTGGCCCACCGGGAGCGCGGAAGCTCTGACCGCCCTCGTCCGGCACCGTCTCCGTCACCTGTGAGGAGGCGGCGACACTCTGGAACGCGCCGGCCGCCAGCGAAGCGAGGCCGAGACCACCGGTCACGAGGGACACGACCGTGGCGGCCGTCGCGGCGGCGATGATCCACCCGATGGGCTGCTTCTTCGCCGGGGTGCCGGTGGTCGACGGCGGCTGGGGGATCGTCTGCTGTCCGTACGGTCGGGGCTGCCAGGTGCCGGAGGGGGCGTACTGGCCCTGGCCGGCGGCGTACGGACCGTACTGACCCTGTGGGCCCTGGCGATGACCGGGCCACGCGTGACCGCTCGTCGCGTGGGGAGCCGTCGCGTAACCGAAGGGCGTCGTGGGCTCGCGTCGCGGACCACCCGCGGCCGTGTTGCCGGGGTAGCCGGCCGGGGGAGTGACGTCCACACCCGGCTGGGGCTGGTACGAGCCGGTGGGCGGCTGGTACGGATCGGGAGCGGGGGACGACTGCGGCGTCTCCGCCGGTCGGGTGCCGTCCGTTGGACGCGGCTCAGGGCGTTCCGGGTCTGGGGTGTTGTTCACGGGGATTCCTCTCGGCGGGGGTGCTGAGATCATCTGACTCCCGCAATCCGAGTGAATCGTCTGGTTCGACCATGAACGACCTTTGAGCTTCCCGACCGTTTCCCGGATGACGATCGTGTAGAGGCTCCATGCGGGACACCACCTCAGGGTCGCGTGAGCAACGCCTCCAGCGCGGGTCGGGCCTCAGCCTCGGAGATGTGTCCGGCGACGACGAGTTCCGCGAGCCCGTGGACCGCGGCCCAGACCGCCGTGGTCAGAGCGGCGATGACCTGCGGCTCGGCACCGGGGGCCAGCGACGCCGTCGTCTCGGCGAGCAGCGCCTCGACGCCACCGATGAGTGGCGCCATAGCCTCGCTGGGTGAGCCGGGGACACAGACTTCGGGGTCGTAGATCAGGCGGAACCGCTCCGGATGCTGCGCCGCGTAGTGCACATAGGTCGAACCGATCCGGACGGCCGTCTCCTGTGGGTCTCGACCCGCCGTCGCCTGCCGCTCCTCGCGCATGGCGTCCAAGAGCTCGGCCATGCCGCGTTCGCTCAACCGTTTCAGGAGCGCGGTCCGGTCGCCGAAGTGGTGGTACGGCGCGTTGTGACTGACTCCGGCGCGACGTGCGACCTCTCGCAGGCTCAGCGTGGCATGGCCGTGCGTCCGCATGAGTTCGAGCGCAGCGTCCTCAAGCGCCGGCCCGAGGTTGCCGTGGTGGTACGCCGTCGTCGATCTTGACACAAGCAACATCGTACCCGTACCGTCGGTTCCGACCAGAAGTGGACAGTGTCCACATTCTTGGCACTGTCCAGACCTACAACTGATGGAGAACTGATGCCCACCCTCGTCATCGACGGACACCCGAACCCCGGGTCTCTGTGCGCCGCCCTCGCCGCGAGCTACGCGGAGGCGCACGGCGACGCGACCGTCCTCGCCGTGCGCGACCTCGCGTTCGACCCGAACCTCCGCCTCGGGTACACCCGCCGTCAAGACCTGGAGCCCGACCTCGAACGAGCGTGGGAGCAGATCCTCGCCGCGGACCACCTCGTGATCGTGGCGCCGGTCTGGTGGGGATCGGTGCCGGCGCTGCTCAAGGGGTTCTTCGATCGCCTGCTGCTTCCCCGTCGCGCCTACCGGACCAAGGACAACGGTCTCCCCGAGGGACTGCTCGCCGGCCGCTCGGGGCGGGTGATGGTCACGACCGAC from Plantibacter flavus includes these protein-coding regions:
- a CDS encoding LssY C-terminal domain-containing protein; the protein is MTKTRSDLIGPASGLSEDRRGRIARIVDGWFFAFGTAAAVFLAYVLLTEAFARGWAQAWFILVIYLVIAYLILPRLHTVLSRVYLPDYFIGRTRTREGILGDPVNLGLRGREEQIHMAMLSAGWTLADDLGLRANLRIVTSTLTRRSYSEAPVSSLYLFGRRQAFCYQQEVDGSPGKRHHVRFWPTPAGWLLPGGYQADWLAAGTYDRSVGISIFTLQVTHRIADDVDDERDHIVASIAAAEVGATTSVIENFSTGYHSRNGGGDAIVTDGDLPIIDLSAVVVPPAATLPAADAPPTRSLIRAGDPRPLDTTVGVVLMVVAALSTVLSGVLLVSDWKQVISEARATAATADDVVLIPWVVGAVLALSAVVTLCYLVLAWRVHRGGNLARLLAMTFSSTSIATLAASYVAGAGGLTLQTNLIGFAVDCSIILALSGTEARDWARGRQRRTRRTKA
- a CDS encoding NAD(P)H-dependent oxidoreductase, with amino-acid sequence MPTLVIDGHPNPGSLCAALAASYAEAHGDATVLAVRDLAFDPNLRLGYTRRQDLEPDLERAWEQILAADHLVIVAPVWWGSVPALLKGFFDRLLLPRRAYRTKDNGLPEGLLAGRSGRVMVTTDSPWWYLPLVGDTTVKQLRTTTLRFCGVKPVAVNRFGRVKDSTVEQRRRWLAKAAQNGRADAARRSSRSSAAAAELVSGRRPTG
- a CDS encoding DUF429 domain-containing protein; the encoded protein is MTRFLGVDLAWGEGTGSRAANESGLVCIDETGTVIEAGWAVGIDAVVAWIVATASPGSVIAVDAPLLVQNETGMRLCEREVGQRYGRWQVSAYPSNLGLPALGGVALFTALEAAGFQYFDGLSTPAADAVVFFEAYPHTTLVGAEEFGYPDARPRYKRLDPGLPVAERRRRRAEVCDDLVSSLQALTSATPPLYLDTHPVTALLAAEPSPLKESAHKHREDLIDAAICAWTASAWSRWGLERFQVLGASDAPDDRGRVPTLLAMARPEQRPKQNIPKSAYFKSAPPLASSPLSEPIARQATTVHDPDEGHMKKKAYAQDDTPAESNTIEFVPGGAANAEVPPAASTRAPSPAPTTVELLRSATWHLEHARVVGHPDDVEFEAARSALAEAVFDLEHVQYGETTRG
- a CDS encoding DUF2809 domain-containing protein produces the protein MTDAPDQTDEGPRPATSLKRALLLGAAIITIVAGLTVHWSVAAAWANPVTNALYTVLVALLLAFAAPRRPLWQIALGAFGFSAAIECFQATGVPSALADQWPPSALVLGTTFIPTDFISYALGAAAFLFLSLAMSLVIRWVRNDILERRARADRETRRRSDSGPA
- a CDS encoding TetR/AcrR family transcriptional regulator, whose product is MSRSTTAYHHGNLGPALEDAALELMRTHGHATLSLREVARRAGVSHNAPYHHFGDRTALLKRLSERGMAELLDAMREERQATAGRDPQETAVRIGSTYVHYAAQHPERFRLIYDPEVCVPGSPSEAMAPLIGGVEALLAETTASLAPGAEPQVIAALTTAVWAAVHGLAELVVAGHISEAEARPALEALLTRP
- a CDS encoding trypsin-like peptidase domain-containing protein — protein: MNNTPDPERPEPRPTDGTRPAETPQSSPAPDPYQPPTGSYQPQPGVDVTPPAGYPGNTAAGGPRREPTTPFGYATAPHATSGHAWPGHRQGPQGQYGPYAAGQGQYAPSGTWQPRPYGQQTIPQPPSTTGTPAKKQPIGWIIAAATAATVVSLVTGGLGLASLAAGAFQSVAASSQVTETVPDEGGQSFRAPGGPGPQQATPDAATANTRSATAAESVGVVDIDTELAYQGAAAAGTGMILTADGQILTNNHVVAGATSIVVTVVATGEQYDARVVGTDATNDVALLQLDGASGLDTVTIDDDGGAAVGDAVTGVGNAGGTGGTPSAADGSVTALEQDITVQDETTGAGKQLTGLIQTDADIQSGDSGGPLYDSEGEVVGVDTAASSGGTDIDGFAIPIDDALSIVDQIRTGVETDTVSIGYPAFIGIGLAASGAAQTVPGAVVGSVIENTPAASIGLAAGDVITGINGAAIDSAQTLTATMATLEPGQTVSVTWTTASGTSQTADVTLIEGPVG